The following coding sequences are from one Nicotiana tomentosiformis chromosome 3, ASM39032v3, whole genome shotgun sequence window:
- the LOC104118923 gene encoding putative methylesterase 14, chloroplastic has protein sequence MGNRFICMIKKENERNGVGSRSKRMERSKRRSLVEEELLHRQALAMAIQQHQLSQRFEGSMSRRIGGSTSSRRRTDSSDPAPNFKQQLPECLESIKTKKFVLVHGEGFGAWCWYKNIALLEETGLLPTTVDLTGSGIDLTDTKNVTTLAEYSKPLIDYLENLPEDENVILVGHSVGGACVCYALELYPQKIAKAVFLCATMISDGQRPFNVFAGELGSAELFMQESKFLIYGNGKEKPPTGFMFEKEQMHGLYFNQSPAKDVALAMVSMRPIPLGPIMEKLSLTPEKYGTSRRFYVQTLDDHALSPDVQEKLVRENPPEGVFKIKGSDHCPFFSKPQSLHKILVEIAQIP, from the exons ATGGGAAATCGATTTATTTGCATGataaagaaggaaaatgaaaGGAATGGAGTAGGGTCAAGGAGTAAAAGAATGGAGAGATCAAAGAGGAGGTCATTAGTAGAAGAGGAGTTATTGCATCGACAAGCTTTGGCAATGGCAATTCAGCAGCATCAGTTGTCTCAAAGATTTGAGGGGTCAATGTCTAGACGTATTGGAGGATCCACTAGTTCTCGCCGTCGCACTGATTCTTCTGATCCCGCCCCCAATTTTAAGCAGCAG TTACCAGAATGTTTGGAGAGCATCAAGACAAAGAAGTTCGTTTTGGTACATGGAGAAGGATTTGGAGCTTGGTGTTggtacaaaaatattgctttattGGAGGAAACTGGATTGCTGCCCACGACCGTAGATCTCACTGGATCTGGGATTGATCTGACAGATACAAAAAATGTTACAACACTGGCGGAGTACTCAAAACCATTGATTGATTATCTGGAGAACTTGCCGGAGGATGAAAAT gtaattttggtaggtcaCAGTGTTGGAGGTGCTTGTGTTTGCTATGCTTTGGAGCTTTACCCACAGAAAATTGCCAAAGCAGTATTTCTTTGTGCTACAATGATATCTGATGGACAGAGGCCTTTTAATGTGTTTGCCGGAGAG CTTGGGTCCGCAGAGCTTTTCATGCAGGAGTCTAAGTTTTTAATTTATGGGAATGGTAAAGAGAAGCCTCCTACTGGCTTCATGTTTGAGAAGGAGCAGATGCATGGACTATATTTCAATCAATCTCCTGCAAAG GATGTTGCTTTGGCAATGGTTTCGATGAGACCAATTCCTCTTGGTCCAATAATGGAGAAGCTATCGTTGACACCTGAAAAATATGGAACAAGTCGTAGATTTTATGTCCAGACATTGGATGATCATGCTCTTTCACCTGATGTCCAAGAAAAACTTGTGAGGGAAAACCCTCCTGAAGGTGTCTTCAAGATCAAAGGCAGTGACCATTGTCCATTCTTTTCCAAGCCACAGTCGCTGCATAAAATTTTGGTCGAAATTGCTCAGATTCCATAG